One stretch of Nitrosococcus watsonii C-113 DNA includes these proteins:
- the pstB gene encoding phosphate ABC transporter ATP-binding protein PstB yields MNQETHDKTPRTHGMDISLIERGVKKLKLKDETCCLQVKQFNFYYNQHTQALKSINLIIPERRVTAFIGPSGCGKSTLLRCFNRMNDLIDGARIEGEMLLNKQDIYGKNVNVPDLRRRVGMVFQKPNPFPKSIYENVAYGLRLQGVKNRRTLDKVVEKSLRSAALWDEVKDRLDDNAVGLSGGQQQRLVIARAIAIEPEVLLLDEPASALDPISTLKIEELIYDLKDKYTIVIVTHNMQQAARVSDYTAFMYLGELIEFGDTGTLFTNPKKKQTEDYITGRYG; encoded by the coding sequence ATGAACCAGGAGACTCATGATAAAACACCGCGAACCCATGGGATGGATATTTCTTTAATCGAGCGCGGCGTTAAAAAACTTAAGCTAAAAGATGAAACTTGCTGTTTGCAGGTCAAACAATTCAATTTCTATTACAACCAGCATACTCAGGCGCTTAAAAGCATTAATCTCATTATTCCGGAACGCCGGGTGACTGCATTTATCGGTCCGAGCGGATGCGGCAAATCCACCCTGCTGCGTTGCTTTAACCGCATGAACGATCTGATTGATGGAGCCCGTATCGAAGGAGAAATGTTGCTTAACAAGCAAGATATTTATGGCAAAAATGTTAATGTGCCTGATCTGCGACGCCGGGTTGGCATGGTGTTTCAAAAACCTAATCCTTTCCCCAAGTCCATTTACGAGAATGTCGCTTACGGGCTGCGTTTACAGGGAGTCAAGAACCGCCGTACCCTGGATAAGGTCGTGGAAAAATCCCTTAGAAGTGCCGCTTTATGGGATGAGGTTAAAGATCGTCTGGACGATAATGCGGTGGGTCTTTCCGGCGGCCAGCAGCAGCGGTTGGTCATTGCCAGGGCCATTGCCATTGAACCGGAGGTCTTGCTACTGGATGAGCCTGCTTCAGCCCTGGACCCTATCTCCACCCTTAAAATCGAAGAATTGATCTATGATTTGAAGGATAAATATACGATTGTGATTGTTACCCATAATATGCAGCAAGCAGCGCGGGTTTCTGACTATACAGCGTTTATGTATTTAGGCGAATTGATTGAGTTTGGCGACACCGGTACATTATTTACTAATCCGAAAAAGAAACAGACCGAGGATTACATTACCGGTCGCTATGGCTGA
- the phoU gene encoding phosphate signaling complex protein PhoU — protein sequence MAHSTTPHTYRQYDKELEDIRTRVLAMGGLVERQIAEAVDALVSGDVEKAEAVISQDYRVNAMDVSIDEECTQILARRQPTAGDLRLVMAVIKTIADLERIGDGAERIGRTTVRLSEREKPANIFDSISSLSSHALGILRDSLDAFARMDAEAALAVAARDTQVDARYESILRQLITYMMEDPRNISWAVELIWVARALERIGDHACNICEYVIYLVKGKDVRHTSLEGMEQIVREK from the coding sequence ATGGCCCATAGCACGACCCCCCATACTTACCGGCAGTATGATAAGGAATTAGAGGATATTCGGACTCGCGTTCTGGCCATGGGCGGACTGGTGGAACGGCAGATCGCCGAGGCCGTGGATGCCTTGGTGAGTGGAGACGTGGAAAAGGCCGAAGCGGTGATCAGCCAGGATTACCGGGTCAATGCCATGGATGTTTCCATTGACGAGGAATGCACCCAGATTTTAGCCCGCCGCCAACCGACGGCGGGTGATTTGCGGTTGGTAATGGCGGTGATTAAAACCATTGCCGATCTGGAACGGATTGGGGATGGGGCTGAACGCATAGGCCGCACGACGGTTCGCCTATCGGAACGGGAGAAGCCGGCGAATATTTTTGATTCCATAAGTTCCCTCTCTAGTCACGCCTTAGGAATACTCCGGGATTCCCTGGATGCCTTTGCCCGTATGGATGCTGAGGCGGCTCTTGCCGTAGCGGCGAGAGATACTCAGGTGGACGCCCGGTACGAGAGTATTTTGCGTCAACTGATTACCTACATGATGGAGGACCCCCGCAATATTTCCTGGGCGGTAGAACTGATTTGGGTAGCCCGGGCCCTGGAACGAATTGGCGATCATGCTTGTAATATCTGCGAGTACGTTATTTATTTAGTCAAAGGCAAGGATGTGCGCCATACCAGCTTGGAAGGGATGGAGCAGATCGTTCGCGAAAAATAA
- the ppx gene encoding exopolyphosphatase, with the protein MLSQRHPDTLAAIDLGSNSFHMIIARVVREGQLQVLDRLREMVQLAAGLDEAGCLSETAQERALNCLARFGQRLRHLPPWAIRAVGTNTLRQAKNADEFLKRASAALDHPIEVIAGDEEARLIYLGVSHALDFDNVRRLVVDIGGGSTEFIIGEGAEEGRYRQSIEMGCVRYSRRFFPQGELNKAAMRQAEIAARTMLQDFEQSFRHLGWEEAIGASGTIRTVARVVAAQGWCGSGTITAASLKALADLMVDAGQVKRLKLEGLSAERGPVFPGGVAVLKGAFESLGIKRMTVSDGALREGLLYDLIGRIRHEDVRDRTVADLAQRYHVDESHASRVKDTALVLLETVASTWKFEEEHFLLLKWAAILHEVGLALSHSQYHKHGAYLLAYSDLPGFSQQEQQVLAFLVRGHRRKLSAAKLDLLPEDLRQPTLRLCLLLRLAVVLNRNRSPAALPCLLFKVDKNILKLKFPDGWLLQHPLTEADLAQETAYIKVAGYRLKAK; encoded by the coding sequence ATGTTAAGCCAGCGGCACCCTGATACCTTGGCTGCCATCGATCTGGGCTCCAATAGCTTTCATATGATCATTGCCCGCGTAGTCAGGGAAGGCCAGCTACAGGTTTTGGACCGTTTGCGGGAGATGGTTCAATTGGCCGCTGGCCTGGATGAGGCAGGATGCCTGAGTGAAACAGCCCAGGAGCGCGCCCTGAATTGCCTGGCGCGATTTGGTCAGCGGTTGCGGCACCTTCCTCCCTGGGCTATTCGGGCCGTGGGCACCAATACCCTGCGGCAGGCAAAAAATGCAGATGAATTCTTAAAGCGGGCCTCCGCTGCCTTGGATCATCCCATTGAAGTGATTGCCGGAGATGAGGAGGCCCGCTTGATTTATTTAGGCGTTTCCCATGCCCTGGATTTTGATAATGTCCGGCGGTTAGTGGTGGATATTGGGGGGGGAAGCACGGAATTCATTATTGGTGAGGGCGCTGAGGAAGGTCGTTACCGGCAAAGCATTGAAATGGGTTGCGTTCGCTATAGCCGCCGCTTTTTCCCTCAGGGGGAGCTGAATAAAGCCGCGATGAGGCAAGCCGAAATTGCCGCCCGTACAATGTTGCAAGACTTTGAGCAGTCTTTTCGCCATCTGGGATGGGAGGAGGCTATCGGGGCTTCAGGGACAATCCGGACGGTGGCCCGGGTGGTCGCTGCCCAGGGTTGGTGTGGGAGTGGCACGATCACGGCCGCCTCCCTGAAAGCCCTGGCTGATCTTATGGTGGATGCGGGACAGGTCAAACGCCTTAAGCTTGAAGGGCTCAGTGCTGAGCGGGGACCCGTATTTCCGGGAGGTGTAGCAGTGCTCAAAGGGGCTTTTGAAAGCTTGGGAATTAAACGCATGACGGTTTCGGATGGTGCCTTGCGGGAGGGACTGCTCTACGATCTCATTGGCCGGATTCGCCATGAAGATGTGCGTGACCGTACGGTCGCTGATTTAGCCCAGCGCTATCATGTGGATGAGTCCCATGCTTCTCGTGTTAAAGATACCGCCTTGGTATTGCTGGAAACGGTGGCTTCCACATGGAAGTTCGAGGAAGAGCATTTTTTGCTTTTAAAGTGGGCAGCAATATTGCATGAGGTGGGCCTTGCCCTCTCCCATAGTCAGTACCATAAGCATGGCGCCTATCTGCTAGCCTATAGTGATCTGCCCGGCTTTTCCCAACAAGAGCAGCAAGTCCTGGCATTTTTGGTACGGGGGCATCGCCGCAAGCTGTCGGCTGCCAAATTGGATTTGCTGCCCGAAGATCTCCGCCAGCCTACGCTGCGTCTTTGCCTGCTGTTGCGGCTGGCGGTTGTACTTAACCGTAATCGTTCACCGGCGGCGCTGCCTTGCCTGCTATTCAAGGTAGATAAAAATATTTTAAAGCTCAAGTTCCCTGACGGATGGTTGCTCCAGCATCCGTTGACCGAAGCTGATCTAGCGCAAGAGACCGCCTATATTAAGGTTGCCGGTTACCGCCTAAAGGCCAAATAA
- a CDS encoding CYTH domain-containing protein — MPTESEIKLRLSLGQLSKFSAHLWVKEHGKQGPTRKHLHSTYFDTPDLRLLDQGVGLRVRRMDHRWVQTLKGDNSGKAGLQRRQEWEGEVEHNAPDLERLAAEAKIGVLKESDLASRLIPVFETDFSRTIWLLWLGDAVAELALDEGHIRAHGRTEPLSELELELKQGAEKDLYSAALHLTEIFPLAVEHASKAERGYRLYTQQFSPLSAPGFVPVEAVSDVQSLSYWLAHLQYGERLLLERCDSQGSSHLRAAAEGLRGVIIAAGQKVEISLQEDLDWLTKGLQASKDFSEISTLVAAPHYSRLLLRLGKYLAELEEKQ; from the coding sequence GTGCCAACAGAAAGCGAAATCAAGTTGCGGTTGTCTCTAGGGCAACTTTCCAAATTCAGCGCCCACCTCTGGGTGAAAGAGCATGGGAAACAGGGTCCAACGCGTAAGCATTTACACAGCACCTATTTTGATACGCCTGATTTGCGCCTTCTGGACCAAGGGGTAGGACTTCGGGTGCGGCGAATGGACCATCGCTGGGTTCAGACACTCAAGGGAGATAATTCTGGGAAGGCAGGCCTCCAGCGGCGCCAGGAATGGGAAGGTGAAGTAGAACATAATGCCCCCGATCTGGAGCGGCTAGCGGCAGAAGCCAAAATCGGAGTGCTTAAGGAGTCAGATCTCGCGTCCCGTTTAATCCCGGTGTTTGAAACAGATTTTTCTCGCACCATCTGGCTTTTGTGGCTAGGGGATGCGGTGGCTGAATTGGCCTTGGACGAAGGGCATATTCGTGCTCATGGCCGCACTGAGCCCTTATCTGAGTTGGAACTGGAGCTGAAACAGGGGGCCGAAAAAGATCTCTATTCAGCCGCTTTACATCTAACCGAGATTTTTCCCCTTGCCGTGGAACATGCCAGCAAGGCTGAGCGGGGTTACCGGCTTTACACTCAGCAATTTTCTCCTCTCTCTGCGCCAGGGTTTGTACCTGTTGAGGCTGTTTCCGATGTCCAGTCGTTAAGCTATTGGTTGGCCCACTTGCAATACGGTGAGCGGTTACTGCTCGAGCGATGCGATTCCCAAGGGAGCAGTCACCTGCGGGCAGCAGCTGAAGGTTTGCGTGGGGTGATAATAGCGGCGGGACAGAAAGTAGAAATCTCCCTGCAAGAGGATTTGGATTGGCTGACCAAGGGGCTGCAGGCAAGCAAAGACTTTTCTGAAATCAGTACCCTGGTGGCTGCTCCCCACTATAGCCGATTATTATTGCGCTTGGGGAAGTATTTAGCGGAGTTGGAAGAAAAGCAGTAA
- a CDS encoding DsrE family protein produces MMNYGISIALIVGFAFAGGAMAAGGSQQKLAIQSAGQIHPVPQAAYQPDRKATYKVVFDLTQAAAKPNQLSPALERVARTVNLYASAGVPLEHLKFVAVAHGPATSIALDEVHYREQYGTANPNLLVIEELRKAGVDIAVCGQAVVEHHYAYEWVDPRVTLALSALTTIMDLQQQGYALMPL; encoded by the coding sequence ATGATGAATTACGGAATTTCGATAGCGTTGATAGTTGGTTTCGCTTTTGCCGGCGGCGCCATGGCGGCAGGTGGCTCCCAGCAAAAGTTGGCGATTCAAAGCGCTGGGCAAATACACCCGGTGCCACAAGCCGCTTATCAGCCGGACCGGAAGGCCACCTACAAGGTAGTGTTCGATCTGACCCAGGCCGCCGCCAAGCCCAACCAGTTAAGTCCCGCCCTAGAGCGCGTGGCGCGCACGGTGAATTTGTACGCCAGCGCTGGCGTGCCGCTGGAGCACTTAAAATTTGTTGCGGTTGCCCACGGTCCTGCCACTTCCATCGCTTTGGACGAGGTCCACTACCGGGAGCAATATGGTACCGCCAATCCCAATTTGCTGGTGATTGAGGAGCTGCGTAAGGCGGGGGTGGATATTGCCGTATGCGGCCAAGCGGTGGTGGAACATCATTACGCTTATGAATGGGTTGATCCCCGCGTTACCTTGGCCTTGTCTGCTTTGACGACCATTATGGATTTACAGCAACAGGGCTACGCTCTCATGCCTCTCTAG
- a CDS encoding molybdate ABC transporter substrate-binding protein has product MPPFILPRLLLVILLVVSSASTSLLAAEKADDYLPPWNPPPPGGVSFAVPPVNAIADLHGDIIDPQLVVFFAGNQFMVVHDLMVAFKQAHPQYQRVFVETLPPGIEAKQIETGSLVMGNLRITLKPDVYTAGKGAIAELQQQHGWFAETYDYARNPLAIMVAKGNPKHIKSLADLGRPDVRVAMPNPKWEGIGKQIIASYRKAGGEALERAIMETKVADGSTYLTYMHHRQSPLRVLQGQSDAAPVWSTEPYFQQQILRHPVETVPIPPEQNTIATYTAARLKDAPHEQAAWDFFAFMKSPAAQAVYKKYGFQPPRSGESP; this is encoded by the coding sequence ATGCCCCCTTTTATTTTGCCACGGCTGTTGCTGGTAATCCTCCTTGTGGTGAGTTCTGCCAGCACTTCCCTTCTGGCGGCGGAGAAGGCCGACGACTATCTGCCGCCTTGGAATCCGCCGCCGCCAGGAGGAGTATCCTTCGCTGTGCCGCCCGTGAATGCGATTGCCGATTTGCATGGGGATATTATTGATCCACAGCTGGTGGTGTTCTTTGCCGGTAACCAATTCATGGTGGTTCATGATTTGATGGTGGCCTTCAAGCAGGCTCATCCCCAGTACCAGCGGGTGTTCGTGGAAACGCTACCGCCAGGCATTGAAGCCAAGCAGATCGAAACCGGTTCCCTGGTGATGGGTAACTTGCGCATCACGCTGAAACCCGATGTCTATACGGCTGGCAAGGGCGCCATTGCTGAGCTTCAGCAACAGCATGGCTGGTTCGCGGAAACCTATGATTACGCCCGCAATCCGCTTGCGATCATGGTGGCCAAGGGCAACCCTAAGCATATTAAAAGCCTAGCCGATCTGGGCCGTCCCGACGTGCGGGTCGCCATGCCCAACCCTAAATGGGAGGGTATCGGAAAGCAGATCATCGCCAGCTATCGTAAGGCTGGCGGCGAGGCGCTTGAGCGTGCCATCATGGAAACCAAGGTAGCGGACGGTAGCACCTATCTGACTTATATGCATCACCGCCAATCACCGTTGCGCGTGCTCCAGGGCCAATCCGATGCGGCGCCGGTGTGGTCGACCGAGCCGTATTTCCAACAGCAGATCCTGCGACACCCCGTGGAAACGGTACCGATACCACCGGAACAGAATACCATCGCCACCTATACCGCCGCCCGCCTCAAGGATGCTCCCCACGAGCAGGCTGCGTGGGATTTTTTCGCTTTTATGAAGAGCCCCGCAGCCCAGGCCGTCTATAAGAAATACGGCTTCCAGCCACCGCGCTCCGGGGAGTCGCCATGA
- a CDS encoding substrate-binding domain-containing protein, translating into MKFLSLIVMWALAFSAHGVDLYVYGPGGPAPAMKAAAAAFEKASGTKVVVTAGPTPTWIEAARGNADLLYSGSEHMMSDFLVMLGSMLAADTVRPMYLRPAAILVRPGNPAGIGGLVDLLKPGHRILVVHGAGQVGLWEDIVGRDGDITTLRALRSNIVHYATNTGAAKERWLTDPKIDAWIVYNIWAIANPGIADVVPLEPHYRIYRDCGIVLTERSRAKPEAQAFTRFLESDQGRAIFERFGWVRRDAEAAAAKEGF; encoded by the coding sequence ATGAAGTTTTTATCGTTGATCGTGATGTGGGCACTGGCTTTCAGCGCCCATGGAGTTGACTTATACGTATATGGTCCTGGCGGCCCGGCTCCGGCGATGAAGGCCGCAGCGGCTGCTTTTGAAAAGGCTTCCGGAACGAAAGTGGTGGTTACGGCTGGTCCCACCCCAACTTGGATTGAGGCCGCGCGGGGCAATGCCGATCTGCTCTATAGCGGCTCGGAGCACATGATGTCGGACTTTCTCGTTATGCTGGGATCGATGCTGGCAGCAGATACGGTGCGGCCGATGTATTTACGGCCAGCGGCGATCCTGGTGCGGCCGGGCAATCCCGCCGGCATCGGCGGTTTGGTGGATCTTCTCAAACCTGGCCACCGCATACTGGTGGTCCATGGCGCGGGCCAAGTTGGCTTGTGGGAAGATATTGTGGGCCGCGACGGCGACATCACCACTTTACGGGCGCTGCGCAGCAATATCGTGCACTACGCCACAAACACAGGCGCAGCTAAGGAGCGCTGGCTGACGGACCCAAAAATCGATGCCTGGATTGTTTATAATATTTGGGCTATCGCCAATCCTGGCATTGCCGACGTGGTTCCCTTGGAGCCCCACTATCGCATCTACCGTGATTGTGGAATAGTGCTTACCGAGCGCTCCCGCGCCAAACCGGAGGCACAAGCCTTTACTCGCTTTCTCGAAAGCGACCAGGGCCGCGCGATCTTTGAGCGGTTTGGCTGGGTGAGGCGCGATGCCGAGGCTGCTGCAGCCAAGGAGGGGTTCTGA
- a CDS encoding c-type cytochrome: MPAILISLRWLTVLPLLLGLPWAAVQALDAATIAAQGNGRGAAPCVTCHGVDGVGQAAMSSPRLAGLNAAYLLKQLDDFASGARDNPIMTPLATALGTDERQALAEYYSQLPLPEALRASNNITQASIDSVGAILATRGRWSDSIPACEQCHGPRGIGVGAHFPPLAGQPSSYLASQLRAWKEGQRRNDPLGLMGHIAEKLSDSDIDAVANWFAFVTRPIGDKEETP; the protein is encoded by the coding sequence ATGCCTGCCATATTGATATCTTTACGCTGGCTTACGGTTTTGCCGCTTTTGCTCGGGTTACCGTGGGCTGCTGTCCAGGCGCTTGATGCCGCTACTATCGCCGCCCAGGGCAATGGCCGGGGCGCCGCGCCTTGCGTTACTTGTCATGGCGTTGATGGCGTGGGCCAGGCTGCTATGAGTTCTCCGCGGTTGGCTGGTCTTAATGCCGCCTATCTTTTGAAGCAGCTCGATGATTTTGCCAGTGGCGCGCGCGACAATCCCATCATGACCCCCCTGGCAACGGCTCTTGGTACCGATGAGCGGCAAGCCCTGGCGGAATATTACAGCCAACTGCCCCTGCCAGAAGCGTTGAGAGCTTCCAACAACATTACCCAAGCGTCTATTGATAGCGTTGGCGCGATTCTGGCTACACGGGGGCGCTGGTCGGATAGCATTCCTGCCTGCGAGCAGTGTCATGGTCCACGGGGTATCGGCGTGGGCGCGCATTTTCCGCCCCTGGCGGGGCAGCCGTCCAGCTACCTTGCCTCCCAACTCCGTGCCTGGAAGGAGGGGCAGCGGCGTAATGATCCCTTGGGGCTAATGGGGCATATTGCCGAGAAGCTTAGTGACTCCGATATTGATGCCGTGGCTAACTGGTTCGCCTTCGTTACCCGACCTATTGGCGACAAGGAGGAAACGCCATGA
- a CDS encoding c-type cytochrome, whose amino-acid sequence MIPLPRSFRVLFTPVFTLLVLASGLSLGQENAAGTEPSFAPPSETAIPDNEFGAMVRRGRDIFLHTRQKARAYVGNGLSCVNCHLDAGRLEDSAPLWGAYGRYPQFRSKNDHVNNFTERLQGCFMYSMNGKAPPAGSEVLIALETYAYWLASGAPIGVTLQGAGFPKHFKPPQPPDYARGQQVFNAQCALCHGSDGQGQKAAGEYVFPPLWGNDSYNWGAGMHQLDNAAGFIKANMPLGLGNSLSDQEAWDVALFINAHERPQDPRYTGDLAETRKLYHDTPNSLYGLEIKGRLLGFAPGK is encoded by the coding sequence ATGATCCCACTACCTCGTTCGTTCCGTGTTCTATTTACTCCCGTATTCACGCTGTTGGTGCTTGCCAGTGGCCTTTCCCTGGGGCAGGAAAATGCCGCGGGGACGGAACCCAGCTTTGCGCCGCCGTCTGAAACGGCGATTCCCGACAATGAATTTGGCGCCATGGTGCGGCGAGGCCGGGATATTTTCCTCCATACCCGCCAAAAGGCCAGGGCCTATGTGGGTAATGGTCTTAGCTGCGTCAATTGCCATCTGGACGCCGGTCGGCTTGAGGATTCAGCGCCCCTTTGGGGAGCCTATGGCCGGTATCCCCAGTTCCGCTCCAAAAACGATCACGTCAACAATTTCACCGAGCGGCTGCAAGGCTGCTTTATGTACAGCATGAACGGCAAAGCGCCACCCGCCGGCAGCGAGGTGCTGATAGCTCTGGAAACCTACGCTTACTGGCTGGCCAGCGGCGCGCCCATTGGTGTTACCTTGCAGGGTGCTGGTTTCCCGAAGCATTTCAAGCCGCCGCAGCCTCCTGATTATGCCCGCGGCCAGCAAGTTTTCAACGCCCAATGCGCCCTCTGTCACGGTAGTGATGGACAAGGCCAGAAAGCGGCCGGCGAATACGTTTTTCCACCCCTGTGGGGTAACGATTCCTATAACTGGGGAGCCGGCATGCACCAGCTTGATAATGCCGCCGGTTTTATTAAGGCGAATATGCCCCTGGGATTAGGGAATAGTCTGAGCGATCAGGAAGCGTGGGATGTGGCCCTATTTATCAACGCCCACGAGCGGCCGCAAGATCCCCGCTATACGGGCGATTTGGCGGAAACCCGCAAGCTGTACCATGATACGCCAAACTCTTTGTATGGCCTTGAGATAAAGGGTCGGTTGCTGGGGTTCGCGCCAGGGAAATAG
- a CDS encoding RNA-binding S4 domain-containing protein — protein MTSEVEKIRLDKWLWAARFFKTRSLAVEAINGGKVHLNGRRVKAGQRVAVGDSLIIRRGHFEYEVTIDKLSKQRRPATEASLLYQESEASEAKRQALATQLREAREYQEPTAQGRPSKRDRRQIIRFTRKNQ, from the coding sequence ATGACCTCCGAAGTCGAAAAAATCCGCCTCGATAAATGGCTCTGGGCCGCCCGCTTTTTCAAAACCCGCAGTCTCGCGGTGGAAGCAATCAATGGCGGTAAAGTTCACCTTAATGGCCGCCGGGTTAAAGCAGGTCAACGGGTTGCCGTTGGTGATAGTTTAATCATTCGCCGTGGTCACTTCGAATATGAAGTCACCATTGATAAGTTATCCAAACAACGCCGCCCCGCAACCGAAGCCTCGCTGCTTTACCAGGAAAGCGAAGCCAGTGAAGCAAAGCGGCAAGCCCTGGCTACGCAATTAAGAGAGGCACGTGAATACCAGGAACCCACTGCCCAAGGCCGTCCCTCTAAACGGGATCGCCGCCAAATTATTCGTTTTACCCGGAAAAACCAATGA
- a CDS encoding DUF2934 domain-containing protein, which produces MSQTFKDIIATVAAKLSKTAAQQLNRILAKLEEISLENSASDTHPPPAPTGGTKTPETPQKAAADPDKTSLAKPGPRPVSPEERWKMIAEAAYYIAEKRRLQNGSPEKDWLQAETQIDTMLAAAQKQADGQP; this is translated from the coding sequence ATGAGTCAAACATTCAAAGATATCATCGCAACGGTAGCCGCTAAACTGTCAAAAACGGCCGCTCAACAACTCAACCGGATTCTCGCTAAGCTAGAGGAAATAAGTTTAGAGAACTCCGCTTCAGATACACATCCCCCTCCTGCGCCTACGGGGGGAACCAAGACGCCGGAAACGCCTCAAAAAGCTGCCGCCGATCCCGATAAAACCAGCTTGGCGAAACCTGGACCACGTCCTGTTAGCCCTGAAGAACGCTGGAAGATGATCGCGGAAGCGGCTTATTATATTGCTGAAAAACGGAGGCTACAAAATGGCAGTCCGGAGAAAGATTGGCTCCAGGCGGAGACGCAAATTGATACCATGCTGGCAGCAGCCCAAAAGCAAGCCGATGGGCAGCCATGA
- a CDS encoding hydrolase, whose product MIVPSEFQPAWWLPGPHIQTVWGSRFRPPSRIEVLWERLELPDGDFVDLAWSGKGKGPIVIVIHGLEGSYRSRYASGILKAIARRGWRGVLLHLRGCSGEPNRLTRSYHSGDTGDFQTLLTSLRQREPATPLAAVGYSLGGNILLKWLGETGSQANLRAAVGVSVPFDLARAAWQLEQGLSRAYQWSLVKALQRSVRYKLHHPDCPFDLKSLKEVRTFKEFDNLVTAPLNGFADADDYWRRSSCRPFLRKIQIPTLLLHSVDDPFLPQDAIPSASDLSRCVQLELSTRGGHVGFIGGPWPWRPQYWLEERIPEFLSLYLETEIPGTAALASG is encoded by the coding sequence ATGATCGTCCCCAGCGAGTTCCAACCCGCCTGGTGGCTGCCTGGCCCCCATATTCAAACGGTATGGGGGTCGCGTTTTCGCCCCCCTTCCCGGATAGAGGTTTTGTGGGAACGGCTAGAATTGCCAGATGGGGATTTTGTAGATCTCGCTTGGAGCGGTAAGGGAAAAGGTCCTATCGTCATTGTCATTCACGGACTTGAAGGGTCCTATCGCTCCCGTTACGCTTCTGGCATTCTCAAAGCTATTGCCCGGCGGGGCTGGCGCGGGGTGCTGCTGCACCTGCGCGGTTGCAGCGGCGAACCCAACCGGCTAACCCGCAGCTACCACTCCGGCGATACGGGGGATTTTCAAACGCTGCTTACCAGTCTGCGCCAGCGGGAACCCGCTACCCCTTTAGCAGCGGTCGGCTATTCCCTGGGGGGTAATATTCTGCTCAAATGGCTTGGAGAAACCGGCTCCCAGGCCAATCTCAGAGCCGCAGTTGGGGTTTCCGTTCCCTTTGATCTGGCCCGGGCGGCCTGGCAGCTAGAACAGGGGCTCTCCCGCGCCTACCAGTGGTCTTTGGTGAAGGCGCTGCAACGCTCCGTGCGATATAAACTTCACCACCCAGACTGCCCCTTCGATCTTAAATCCCTAAAAGAAGTGCGGACGTTTAAGGAATTCGATAATTTAGTGACCGCTCCCCTCAATGGATTTGCTGATGCCGATGACTATTGGCGGCGCTCCAGTTGCCGCCCCTTTCTGCGCAAAATCCAAATTCCCACGCTGCTTCTACACAGCGTGGACGATCCCTTTTTGCCCCAGGATGCCATTCCTTCGGCCTCGGATCTCTCCCGCTGCGTCCAACTGGAACTCAGCACGCGAGGGGGGCACGTGGGATTTATTGGCGGTCCCTGGCCGTGGCGCCCCCAGTATTGGTTGGAGGAAAGAATTCCAGAGTTTCTTAGTCTATATTTAGAGACTGAAATTCCGGGGACAGCAGCCCTGGCCAGTGGGTAA